CAGCGCGGGAGCGCGCCGAAGTTGCCCAGATGCTGGAGATGTTAAACCTGTCACACCTCGCCGATCATCGGATGGATCGTCTGTCAGGGGGCCAGCAACAGCGCGTTCTTCTGGCGCAACGCCTGATCCGCAATCCCCGCCTGCTGATCCTCGACGAACCCACCAGTGCGCTGGATCTGCACCACCAGCTCGAGGTGCTCGACCAATTGCAAAGGCTTGCACAGACCAGACTGGTGCTCGCTGCCTTGCACGACCTCACCTTGGCGGCGCGCTATGCAGATCAGACCGTCTTTCTGGAAACCGGCAGGCTGGCCGTGGCTGGACCAACCTCGCAGGTTCTGCGTTCGCCCTGCCTGGACCGGGCCTATCACATCGCCAGTGAGATTCTCCTCGATCGCGATGGCGGGTCGGTCTTCGTCGCGCACCAGGCTCGGTCGCCGAAATGTTGAAGTATTGTAGATCAGCGCTCCCAAGTGTGAGCCCAAGACGCCGAAGGTTTGATCTAGCAGGTTGTCAATCTCGACGCGGCAGATCACTCAGATACCGCATGTACCCGCCGCACTAGCCTTTACCCTGCCGCATCCTTTGGTCGCGCTTTGAAAATGCCTTAGGGGTCTCGCGAAAACAGCACTTTCTCCGCGTCCGAAAGCCCACCCCATACAGCACCCGCGAATTCACGCTTGCCTCATCAACGCACCACAGGCTCCCCAATATTTTCGTCAGTCGTGTTTCGCGCCAGATCCTTCAGGATGGGGCAATCCGGGCGGTGATCTCCCGCGCAGGCGTGCACCAATTGATCCAGCGTGTCACGCATCGACTGGAGCTGCGTGATCTTCTCGTCGATCTGGGCCAGATGCTCTTCGGCAATGCGCTTGACCTGTGCGCTTTCCCTGCCCTCGTCCTCGTATAGCGCCATCAGCGCCCGGCAGGTTTCAATGGTAAAGCCAAGCGCGCGGGCGCGGCCGAGGAAGGCCAGCTTGTGCAGGTCCTGTTCACGAAAGCTGCGATACCCGTTCTCGCTGCGCTGCGGGTGGATCAGGCCAATATCCTCGTAGTAGCGGATCGTTTTTGCGGGCAGTCCTGATCGCCGTGATACGTCACCGATATTCATTCCAGCCTCCTGTCATTCCGCCGGAACATGCGCGTTGCTTGCGCGGGCGCCGCTGGCCCCGGCTTTTTCATCCATGGCCGGTGCTACGCGGCGCAGGCGCAGCGCGTTGGTCAGGACAAAGACCGACGACAGTGCCATCGCACCTGCCGC
This genomic stretch from Phaeobacter gallaeciensis harbors:
- the cueR gene encoding Cu(I)-responsive transcriptional regulator; translation: MNIGDVSRRSGLPAKTIRYYEDIGLIHPQRSENGYRSFREQDLHKLAFLGRARALGFTIETCRALMALYEDEGRESAQVKRIAEEHLAQIDEKITQLQSMRDTLDQLVHACAGDHRPDCPILKDLARNTTDENIGEPVVR
- a CDS encoding ABC transporter ATP-binding protein, translating into MSLVLENFTVDAGRRRLLRIEKLELPSTGLVAVIGPNGAGKSTLLKALAGVQRHGGSKALDQNWPAPERIGFMPQDFTVKAAMSVAECVLLGRRERLGWRITARERAEVAQMLEMLNLSHLADHRMDRLSGGQQQRVLLAQRLIRNPRLLILDEPTSALDLHHQLEVLDQLQRLAQTRLVLAALHDLTLAARYADQTVFLETGRLAVAGPTSQVLRSPCLDRAYHIASEILLDRDGGSVFVAHQARSPKC